The Equus asinus isolate D_3611 breed Donkey chromosome 22, EquAss-T2T_v2, whole genome shotgun sequence genome has a segment encoding these proteins:
- the LOC139041532 gene encoding uncharacterized protein, whose product MAGGGGGDCCLFAAGPTRRRRRRRSAGRQRRVQRPPHHARARLRAAAARRRGPGRGGCQTPGRGQGSGGGGGGMVVTSSARGGGGDRAPSRQRGRGLAPAGAAALLAGASCLCYGRSLQGEFVHDDVWAIVNNPDVRPGAPLRWGIFTNDFWGKGMAENTSHKSYRPLCVLTIECARARRSCGTGLRTCAVAFALESANRILWYFRAVE is encoded by the exons AtggccgggggaggcgggggggaCTGCTGTTTATTTGCAGCTGGGCCAACTCGGCGGCGCAGGCggcggcggagcgcggggcgcCAGCGGCGGGTCCAGCGGCCGCCGCACCATGCCCGAGCCCGCCTCCGGGCAGCCGCCGCGCGCCGCCGGGGCCCCGGCCGGGGAGGATGCCAGACGCCCGGGAGAGGCCAGGGcagcggcggtggcggcggcgggatGGTGGTGACCAGCTCTGCCCGAGGCGGCGGCGGGGACCGCGCGCCCTCCCGGCAGCGGGGCCGCGGACTCGCGCCGGCCGGGGCTGCGGCGCTGCTGGCCGGGGCGAGCTGCCTGTGCTACGGCCGCTCCCTGCAGGGCGAGTTCGTGCACGACGACGTGTGGGCGATCGTGAACAACCCCGACGTGCGGCCCGGCGCCCCGCTGCGCTGGGGCATCTTCACCAACGACTTCTGGGGCAAGGGCATGGCCGAGAACACCAGCCACAAGTCCTACCGGCCGCTCTGCGTCCTCACCATCGAATGCGCCCGGGCCCGGAGAAGTTGCGGCACTGGATTGAGGACG TGTGCTGTTGCATTTGCATTGGAGTCTGCGAATCGCATCCTTTGGTACTTCAGAGCCGTGGAGTGA